The genome window GTTTGAAGAGGAAAGGGACAGCCGCAATTTTTTGATGAGTGTCATCGGCGACGCCGCCGATGCGGTCATCATCACGGGTTTCGATCGGAGGATTACCCTGTGGAATACCGGCGCCGAGAGGGTCTACGGATACACGAAGGAGGAGGCGCTGGGCAGCCACATCACCCTGATCATGCCGGAGCGGATGCGGGACGCCGTCCTGAAAAACGGGAGCCGGGTCCGCGAGCACAAGGAATCGGTATTTTTCGAGGCCCCGATGCGGGCCAAGTCCGGAAAGGAGATTCCCGCGAGCATCGCCCTCTCTCCGGTGAGCGATGAGGACGGGAACATCGTCGCGGTCGCCAGCATCCACAAGGATTTGACCGAGCGAAACCGCGCCGAACAGTCGCTGCGGGATAGCGAGGAGCGTCTCCGGAGCATCTACGATGCGGCCAACGACGCCATTTCCTGATCGATCTGGAATCGCAGAGGATCGTCGAAACGAACCCCCAAGCATCCCGGATGCTCGGCTACACCCGGGAGGAGCTCGCGGGGATGCTCATTCAGCAGATTCATCCCCATGAAATGCCGCTTCTGCTTTCCATGATGAATGAACTGCGCGAGGGAAGGGTGGTCCGCACCGACCGGCTCTCGTGCCTGACGAAATCGAAGGAGAGCATCCCTGCGGAAATTTCCTTTTCCAGCGTGGAGATCAAGGGCCGGCCATTCGTCATGGCGATCGTGCGCGACATCACGGAAAGAATACGCGCCGAGAAAGAGCAGGAGTTGTACGTCGAGCACCTGAAGGCGCTGAACAATCTAACCCAAAAAATTACGACCAGCCTGGATCTGGAAGAGGTGCTCCGCTATATCACTGATTCGGCCGGTTTCCTCTTGAGCGTTCCTTTCGTTCAGATTTTTATCAACGAGGGGGGGTATCTGGTTCTCAAGGCGCGGAACCGGGACGGGTGGGATCTGGGGGACCGGGCGTTCCCGATCGGAAAGGGCGCCGTCGGGTATGTCGCAGAGCGCGGCGAGATTATCTACAGCGAAAATGTTCAGGAAGATTCGATCTGGCAGTTCAAGAATATCGCGGTAGAATACAGTCTGGTCTCGTTCTTGGGTGTTCCCTTGTTGAGCGAGGGGAATGTGTATGGCGTTCTCTCGTGCCTGACCCAGGAGAAGAGAGCGTTTACCAAGGATGAGTACGAACTCATCTCCGCTTTCGCGAACGCGGCGTCCGTCGCCCTCCAGAACGCAGAGGTCCACTCGCGGCTGGAAGCTTCCTTCGATGAACTGCACAAGCAGCAAAAGATGATCGTGCGGGCCGAGAAGCTCTCCTCGCTCGGCGTTCTCGCCGCGGGGGCGGCGCATGAGATCCTGAACCCGGCCAACATCATCAGCATCCGCGCCCAGCGCCTCGCCGAAAAAAGCGTGGGCGGAACCCAGGAGCACAAGGCGGCCGAGATCATCCTGCACAATGTCCGGCGGATTTC of bacterium contains these proteins:
- a CDS encoding ATP-binding protein — protein: MVETNPQASRMLGYTREELAGMLIQQIHPHEMPLLLSMMNELREGRVVRTDRLSCLTKSKESIPAEISFSSVEIKGRPFVMAIVRDITERIRAEKEQELYVEHLKALNNLTQKITTSLDLEEVLRYITDSAGFLLSVPFVQIFINEGGYLVLKARNRDGWDLGDRAFPIGKGAVGYVAERGEIIYSENVQEDSIWQFKNIAVEYSLVSFLGVPLLSEGNVYGVLSCLTQEKRAFTKDEYELISAFANAASVALQNAEVHSRLEASFDELHKQQKMIVRAEKLSSLGVLAAGAAHEILNPANIISIRAQRLAEKSVGGTQEHKAAEIILHNVRRISRICDDLRRFSRDEPPAMAPFDPDEVLRESVGFMESEIRAAGVACRLELNPGPVAVRGDSHQIQQVFINLLSNARDAMPGGGRLRVASREIEEDGKRWWEARFSDSGAGIPEDTQGQIFDPFFTTKPEDRGTGLGLSVSHGIIENHGGKIWVESTPGQGATFYVRLEVFLQGG